In Vibrio tritonius, the following are encoded in one genomic region:
- a CDS encoding glutaredoxin family protein, with the protein MVTLTLYGTQGCHLCDDAYDLLVKAGVSQQVNSVDIADDDELSSRYGVTIPVLCYRDAQLSWPFNFNELIQWLQNNGFDYHQ; encoded by the coding sequence ATGGTTACTCTTACCCTCTATGGCACACAGGGTTGCCACCTGTGTGATGACGCTTACGACCTGCTTGTGAAAGCAGGCGTAAGCCAACAGGTCAATTCAGTCGATATTGCAGATGATGATGAACTGTCTTCACGTTACGGGGTCACTATTCCTGTACTTTGTTATCGAGATGCCCAATTGAGTTGGCCTTTTAACTTTAACGAATTGATTCAATGGTTACAAAATAATGGCTTTGATTACCATCAATAA
- a CDS encoding ABC transporter ATP-binding protein, whose product MALITINNGLLAFGDHPLLDNADFALQENERVCLVGRNGAGKSTLMKVLAGDILLDDGKMTVTQDVVVSRLEQDPPRDEEGTVYDYVAGGQDEVAKQLKAYHDLLDRVAEDPSESNINKLAKIQEQLDHSGGWRFDDRIKNVLTALHLDGETRLTDLSGGWQRKAALARALVCDPDVLLLDEPTNHLDVSTIEWLEGFLKDFRGSIIFISHDRAFIKSMATRIVDLDRGQLSSFPGDYENYLVAKEEALRVEEMQNAEFDKKLAQEEVWIRQGIKARRTRNEGRVRALKQLRLERSERREVQGKVNLQIDDAARSGKIVFEAENLQYSIDGKNIIDNFSFNVMRGDRIALIGPNGCGKSTLLKLMLGEKQPDSGRLHCGTKLEVAYFDQYREILDPEKTVIDNLADGKQEVMVGGKPRHALSYLQDFLFAPKRARTPVKALSGGEKNRLLLARIFLKSNNLLVLDEPTNDLDIETLELLEDLLANYQGTLLLVSHDREFVDNTVTTSWIFEGNGQIEEFVGGYHDAQQQRAQVKASRKPDERKEKVKEVEESPKTEPSKPKSKKLSYKLQRELEALPEKLEQLESAIGTLQEQVNDADFFAQPVETTQPILDKLAATEQELEIAFERWEELEAMQQDS is encoded by the coding sequence ATGGCTTTGATTACCATCAATAATGGACTGCTTGCTTTTGGCGATCATCCATTGCTCGATAACGCAGATTTTGCTCTGCAAGAAAATGAACGTGTTTGTTTAGTTGGCCGAAATGGTGCGGGTAAATCCACACTGATGAAAGTGCTGGCTGGTGATATTTTGCTTGATGACGGGAAAATGACCGTGACTCAAGATGTCGTTGTGTCTCGCCTGGAACAAGATCCCCCTCGTGATGAAGAAGGCACGGTATACGACTACGTTGCTGGTGGCCAAGACGAAGTGGCTAAACAGCTCAAAGCGTATCACGATTTGTTAGATCGTGTTGCTGAAGACCCATCGGAAAGCAACATCAATAAGTTAGCCAAAATTCAAGAGCAACTTGACCATTCTGGTGGTTGGCGTTTCGATGATCGCATCAAAAATGTGTTAACTGCTCTGCACCTCGACGGTGAAACACGTTTAACTGACCTCTCTGGTGGTTGGCAACGTAAGGCTGCTTTAGCTCGAGCGCTCGTATGTGATCCAGATGTACTGCTACTTGACGAACCGACCAACCACTTAGATGTCAGTACGATTGAATGGCTCGAAGGTTTTTTAAAGGATTTTCGGGGTTCCATCATCTTTATTTCCCACGACCGTGCGTTTATTAAGTCAATGGCAACTCGCATTGTCGATCTCGACCGTGGCCAGTTGAGCTCTTTTCCAGGTGACTACGAAAATTACTTAGTTGCAAAAGAAGAAGCATTGCGTGTTGAAGAAATGCAAAATGCGGAGTTCGATAAAAAGCTTGCTCAAGAAGAAGTGTGGATTCGTCAGGGCATCAAGGCTCGTCGTACTCGTAATGAAGGCCGTGTACGCGCGCTAAAACAGCTTCGTTTGGAGCGTAGTGAACGCCGTGAAGTGCAGGGTAAGGTTAACCTGCAAATTGATGATGCCGCACGTTCTGGCAAAATTGTCTTTGAAGCGGAAAACTTGCAGTACTCCATTGATGGTAAAAATATTATCGATAACTTCTCATTTAATGTGATGCGAGGCGATCGTATTGCGTTAATCGGGCCAAATGGCTGCGGTAAGAGTACTTTATTGAAACTGATGCTTGGTGAGAAACAGCCAGATAGCGGCCGTTTGCATTGTGGTACTAAGTTAGAAGTGGCTTATTTTGACCAGTATCGTGAAATTTTGGATCCAGAAAAAACGGTGATTGATAACCTTGCCGATGGAAAACAAGAAGTCATGGTGGGCGGTAAACCCCGTCATGCGTTAAGTTACCTACAAGACTTCTTGTTTGCCCCTAAACGTGCTCGTACACCGGTAAAAGCCCTTTCTGGTGGTGAGAAGAACCGGCTACTTCTTGCCCGTATTTTCCTTAAATCGAATAACTTGTTGGTGCTGGATGAACCAACTAACGATTTAGATATCGAAACTTTGGAACTTTTGGAAGATTTGCTTGCCAATTATCAAGGCACTTTGTTGTTGGTCAGTCACGACCGTGAATTTGTCGACAATACAGTGACAACGAGTTGGATTTTTGAAGGTAACGGTCAAATCGAAGAATTTGTTGGTGGGTATCACGATGCTCAACAGCAACGCGCACAGGTTAAAGCATCACGTAAACCTGATGAACGTAAAGAGAAGGTAAAAGAAGTTGAGGAAAGTCCCAAAACTGAACCTTCCAAGCCGAAGTCGAAGAAGTTGTCTTATAAACTGCAGCGCGAATTAGAAGCGTTACCAGAAAAACTCGAACAATTAGAGAGCGCTATTGGCACTTTACAAGAACAAGTGAACGATGCTGACTTCTTTGCACAACCTGTAGAGACGACGCAACCTATTTTAGATAAGTTGGCTGCCACAGAGCAGGAGCTTGAAATTGCTTTTGAGCGATGGGAAGAGCTAGAAGCAATGCAACAGGATAGTTAA
- the pyrD gene encoding quinone-dependent dihydroorotate dehydrogenase, with product MLYRVARTGFFKLDAEKAHDLAIQNFKRFTGTPLDLFYRQHLPNRPVECMGLTFKNPVGLAAGLDKNGECIEAFGAMGFGFVEVGTVTPRPQPGNDKPRLFRLIPAEGIINRMGFNNKGVDVLVENVKKAKYDGIIGINIGKNKDTPIENGVDDYLICMDKVYDFAGYIAVNISSPNTPGLRTLQYGEALDELLAALKAKQSELAEKHDKYVPLALKIAPDLSDDELRQICQSLLKNKIDGVIATNTTLDRSLVEGMKFASETGGLSGRPLTSRSTEVIKCLYQELGEEIPIIGVGGIDDYVSAKEKLMAGAKLVQVYSGFIYKGPGLVRDIVTNL from the coding sequence ATGCTCTACCGCGTAGCCAGAACTGGCTTTTTCAAATTGGATGCAGAGAAGGCGCATGATCTTGCTATCCAAAATTTCAAACGTTTCACCGGCACTCCTCTTGATCTTTTCTATCGTCAACATCTCCCTAATCGTCCAGTTGAATGTATGGGCTTAACGTTCAAAAACCCTGTTGGCTTGGCGGCTGGCTTGGATAAGAACGGTGAGTGTATTGAAGCATTTGGCGCAATGGGATTTGGTTTCGTTGAAGTGGGTACCGTTACGCCACGCCCACAACCAGGTAATGACAAACCACGTCTTTTCCGTTTGATTCCTGCTGAGGGGATCATCAATCGCATGGGCTTCAACAATAAAGGCGTTGATGTTCTTGTAGAGAATGTGAAAAAAGCCAAATACGATGGCATCATCGGCATTAATATCGGTAAGAACAAAGATACACCGATTGAAAATGGGGTAGATGACTATCTGATTTGTATGGATAAAGTCTATGACTTTGCTGGTTATATTGCAGTGAATATCAGTTCTCCAAATACTCCAGGACTTCGTACGCTGCAGTACGGCGAAGCCTTAGATGAATTGTTGGCTGCGCTGAAAGCGAAACAAAGTGAGTTAGCTGAAAAGCACGACAAATATGTCCCATTAGCATTGAAGATCGCTCCAGATTTAAGTGATGACGAATTGCGCCAAATTTGTCAGTCACTATTGAAAAACAAGATTGACGGTGTGATTGCAACCAATACCACATTGGATCGCAGTTTAGTGGAAGGGATGAAGTTTGCATCAGAAACCGGTGGCTTGAGTGGTCGTCCGCTTACATCCCGTAGCACTGAAGTGATTAAGTGTCTTTACCAAGAGCTAGGGGAAGAGATCCCTATCATTGGCGTTGGCGGGATTGATGATTACGTATCGGCTAAAGAGAAATTGATGGCCGGGGCGAAGTTAGTTCAAGTTTATAGTGGTTTTATCTATAAAGGTCCTGGCTTGGTTCGCGATATTGTAACCAATTTATAG
- the rlmKL gene encoding bifunctional 23S rRNA (guanine(2069)-N(7))-methyltransferase RlmK/23S rRNA (guanine(2445)-N(2))-methyltransferase RlmL has protein sequence MNQYLAVTSNGLENLLVEELTQLGISDAKPVQAGVRFTASNEQAYRCCLWSRLASRFVRIVSEFNCQDDMDLYLATSAVNWVNHFHSSKKFVVDFNGTNREIRNSQYGAMKVKDGIVDCFTKKNLPRPSIDKDRFDLRIHVRLHKEKAILGIDMVGGGLHMRGYRPEAGKAPLRETLAAAILLRSGWDASKPMLDPMCGSGTLLIEAAMMAANMAPGVKRQKWGFEALEDFEPELWAEIKAEANVQARRGVKNVDTKFFGMDNDPRVLQTARDNARRAGVESLIDFSLADAAKLTRPEGFENGVIVCNPPYGERLGTHPGLIALYTAFGGQLKAEFGGCQASIFSSSDELLSCLRMRADKQFKLNNGALPCHQKNYSISVREPSQLNEQQQSLVAPDFANRLKKNVAKVRKWAKREGLDCYRIYDADLPEYNVAIDIYQDSLVIQEYAAPKDVPEEKAKRRLTDIIRAAIQVLDMDANKVVLKVREKQKGSAQYQKLAQQSETMVVHEYGVKLQVNLYDYLDTGLFLDHKLTRRRLGEMANNKDFLNLFAYTGSATVHAACGGARSTTTVDMSKTYLNWAKENMELNGQVGRQHRFEQADCLQWLETARGDYDLIFIDPPTFSNSKRMAKSFDVQRDHIELFINLKRILRAGGTIVFSNNKRHFKMDLDALAELGLQAKNISNQTLPLDFERNKQIHNCWLVTHQG, from the coding sequence ATGAATCAGTATCTGGCGGTTACCTCAAACGGACTTGAGAACCTATTAGTTGAAGAACTAACCCAATTAGGAATTTCTGACGCAAAACCTGTGCAAGCAGGGGTGCGTTTTACTGCATCAAATGAACAAGCTTATCGTTGCTGTTTATGGAGTCGTTTAGCATCACGTTTTGTTCGTATTGTGAGTGAGTTCAATTGCCAAGACGATATGGATTTATACCTCGCAACCTCTGCAGTGAATTGGGTCAATCACTTTCATAGCTCCAAGAAATTCGTTGTTGATTTTAACGGTACAAACCGTGAAATTCGTAACAGCCAGTACGGTGCAATGAAGGTAAAAGACGGTATCGTTGACTGTTTCACTAAGAAAAACTTACCTCGTCCATCGATCGATAAAGATCGTTTTGATCTGCGTATTCATGTTCGCTTACATAAAGAAAAAGCCATTTTGGGTATCGACATGGTGGGTGGTGGCTTGCATATGCGTGGTTATCGTCCTGAAGCTGGTAAGGCACCTTTACGTGAAACGCTTGCTGCAGCGATTTTGCTTCGTAGTGGCTGGGATGCATCAAAACCCATGCTCGACCCTATGTGTGGCTCTGGTACATTGTTGATTGAAGCGGCGATGATGGCTGCGAACATGGCGCCTGGCGTGAAACGTCAAAAGTGGGGCTTTGAAGCGTTAGAAGACTTTGAACCAGAGCTTTGGGCTGAGATTAAAGCTGAAGCCAATGTGCAAGCTCGTCGTGGTGTCAAAAATGTTGACACTAAATTCTTCGGTATGGATAACGACCCGCGCGTCTTGCAAACTGCACGTGATAATGCCCGCCGCGCTGGTGTTGAAAGCTTGATTGATTTCAGTCTAGCGGATGCAGCTAAGCTCACACGTCCTGAAGGGTTTGAAAACGGCGTTATCGTCTGTAACCCGCCTTACGGTGAACGTTTAGGCACACATCCTGGTTTGATTGCGTTATACACCGCCTTTGGTGGGCAATTAAAAGCGGAATTTGGTGGTTGCCAAGCCTCTATCTTCTCAAGCTCTGACGAGTTACTCAGTTGTTTACGCATGCGTGCTGATAAACAATTTAAACTGAACAATGGTGCGTTACCGTGTCACCAGAAAAATTACTCAATTTCTGTTCGTGAGCCATCACAGCTCAATGAACAACAACAAAGTTTGGTTGCGCCAGATTTTGCTAACCGTTTGAAGAAAAACGTAGCGAAAGTCCGTAAATGGGCGAAACGTGAAGGTTTAGATTGCTACCGTATTTATGATGCGGATTTACCTGAATACAACGTTGCGATCGATATTTATCAAGATAGTCTGGTGATTCAAGAGTACGCTGCACCGAAAGACGTACCAGAAGAGAAAGCGAAGCGTCGTTTAACCGATATTATTCGTGCTGCTATCCAAGTGTTGGATATGGATGCGAATAAAGTTGTGCTTAAAGTGCGTGAAAAGCAGAAGGGGTCTGCACAGTATCAAAAACTGGCGCAACAGTCAGAGACCATGGTCGTGCATGAATACGGTGTGAAGTTACAGGTGAATCTATACGATTACTTGGACACCGGTTTGTTCTTGGATCATAAATTGACTCGTCGCCGCCTTGGTGAAATGGCAAACAACAAAGATTTTCTTAACTTGTTTGCGTATACCGGCTCTGCAACTGTGCATGCGGCTTGTGGCGGTGCTCGTTCAACCACTACGGTTGATATGTCGAAGACCTACCTTAACTGGGCCAAAGAGAACATGGAGCTTAATGGTCAAGTAGGGCGTCAGCATCGTTTTGAGCAGGCGGATTGTTTACAATGGCTTGAAACGGCTCGTGGCGATTATGATCTGATCTTTATCGACCCGCCAACGTTCTCTAACTCAAAACGTATGGCGAAGAGTTTTGACGTACAACGCGACCATATTGAGCTGTTCATCAATTTAAAGCGCATTCTTCGCGCAGGTGGCACCATTGTGTTCTCTAACAATAAACGCCATTTTAAGATGGATTTGGATGCTCTTGCGGAGCTTGGCCTACAAGCGAAAAACATTTCCAATCAGACTTTACCGCTCGATTTCGAGCGCAATAAACAGATTCATAACTGCTGGTTAGTGACGCACCAGGGATAG
- a CDS encoding cell division protein ZapC: MLKPSDKWTWYYSDGEGYLMLDLDEDMVFRTNLSRNLLVDCAFERHPFSVDDASDYQTYKEQIAYLPLSEPRKAELGLYCVAAKRFHKPVQPKSWFFDYQGYGYEPQMGDVVSLTNGYNQGHFIVLEVGENASLVALVDLESFSLNGSKSLEFGQVIKVMHDRMTCANHILVPQTIALVG, from the coding sequence ATGCTTAAACCCAGTGACAAATGGACGTGGTACTACTCGGATGGCGAAGGCTATCTGATGTTAGACCTAGACGAGGATATGGTGTTTAGAACCAACCTCAGTCGTAATCTATTAGTTGATTGTGCTTTCGAACGTCATCCTTTTTCCGTTGACGATGCTTCAGATTATCAAACTTACAAAGAACAAATCGCGTATTTACCTTTGAGTGAACCGCGTAAAGCTGAATTGGGCCTTTACTGTGTTGCTGCTAAGCGCTTCCATAAGCCTGTACAGCCTAAGAGCTGGTTCTTTGACTACCAAGGCTATGGTTACGAGCCTCAGATGGGCGATGTAGTGAGTTTGACCAACGGCTACAATCAAGGCCACTTCATCGTACTTGAAGTGGGAGAGAACGCCAGTTTGGTCGCTTTGGTCGATTTGGAATCGTTTAGCTTAAACGGCAGTAAGTCTCTAGAATTCGGTCAGGTCATTAAAGTCATGCACGATAGAATGACCTGTGCAAACCATATACTTGTTCCTCAAACCATAGCCTTAGTCGGCTAA